One Acidobacteriota bacterium DNA window includes the following coding sequences:
- a CDS encoding UbiX family flavin prenyltransferase, with amino-acid sequence MNTTSTRPGTRWIDVALTGASGAAYGVRLLQRLDAEPSVERVRVMVSTAGADVCRMETGIALAGPGSLPAMGLAKAEWVSVDDVAAAAASGTGAASAMAIVPCSMSTLGALASGAGRNLIHRAADVMLKERRPLVVVPRETPLNEIHLRNMLRLHRAGAVILPASPAFYTRPGRVEDLVDHLVSRILSVLGFDIPPGHRWNGPPSR; translated from the coding sequence ATGAACACCACCTCCACCCGCCCCGGCACCCGATGGATCGACGTCGCCCTCACGGGGGCGAGCGGGGCCGCTTACGGGGTGCGCCTGCTCCAGCGCCTGGACGCGGAACCCTCGGTCGAGCGGGTCCGGGTGATGGTGTCCACGGCCGGTGCCGACGTCTGCCGGATGGAGACCGGGATTGCCCTGGCCGGCCCGGGGTCGTTGCCCGCGATGGGGCTGGCCAAGGCGGAGTGGGTGAGCGTCGATGACGTCGCCGCCGCTGCCGCCAGCGGGACCGGCGCCGCTTCCGCCATGGCGATCGTGCCCTGCAGCATGTCCACCCTCGGCGCCCTGGCTTCCGGGGCGGGCCGGAACCTCATCCACCGGGCGGCGGACGTCATGCTCAAGGAGCGCCGCCCCCTGGTGGTGGTCCCGCGGGAGACGCCCCTCAACGAGATCCACCTCCGGAACATGCTCCGGCTCCACCGGGCCGGCGCCGTGATCCTGCCGGCCTCCCCCGCGTTCTACACGCGTCCGGGGCGGGTCGAGGACCTGGTCGACCACCTCGTTTCCCGCATCCTCTCCGTTTTGGGATTCGACATCCCCCCCGGGCACCGATGGAACGGCCCCCCGTCGAGATGA
- the nuoF gene encoding NADH-quinone oxidoreductase subunit NuoF, with amino-acid sequence MSEPVKVLSRRFDLEGSHTLAVYESTGGYAALRKALLTLTPEQVTEEVKKSALRGRGGAGFPTGLKWSFIPKGADKPVFLCVNADESEPGTFKDRHLMEKDPHLLLEGTLLAAYAIGARQAYIYIRGEYTPHAAALRSAIGEARGKGYLGKGILGTGFDLELDVYRGAGAYICGEETALLESLEGKKGYPRLKPPFPANVGLYGGPTIINNVETLANVPDIVTHGGEWFASLGVPKNGGTRLFGVSGHVNRPGIYERPLGYPLLKLIREDAGGVLGGLALKAVIPGGSSVPVLRAEECDIALDFESVAAAGSMLGSAGVVVMHEKTCMVSALQRLAHFYKDESCGQCSPCREGTGWMLKVLDRILAGRGRPEDPDLLADIADGILGNTICPLGDAAAMPVESFVRKFRDEFDALINRGARTGA; translated from the coding sequence ATGAGCGAACCGGTGAAAGTGTTGTCGAGACGCTTCGACCTGGAAGGGTCCCACACCCTGGCCGTGTACGAGTCGACCGGCGGGTACGCGGCCCTGCGGAAGGCCCTCCTCACCCTGACGCCGGAGCAGGTCACCGAAGAGGTGAAGAAGTCCGCGCTCCGGGGCCGGGGCGGGGCCGGTTTCCCGACCGGCCTGAAGTGGAGCTTCATCCCGAAGGGCGCCGACAAGCCGGTCTTCCTCTGCGTCAACGCCGACGAGAGCGAACCCGGCACCTTCAAGGACCGCCACCTGATGGAGAAGGACCCGCACCTCCTCCTCGAGGGCACCCTCCTCGCCGCCTACGCCATCGGGGCCCGGCAGGCCTACATCTACATCCGGGGCGAGTACACCCCCCACGCCGCCGCCCTGCGCTCCGCCATCGGCGAGGCCCGCGGGAAGGGTTACCTGGGGAAGGGGATCCTGGGGACGGGTTTCGATCTCGAGCTGGACGTTTACCGGGGGGCCGGGGCCTACATCTGCGGGGAGGAGACGGCCCTGCTGGAATCCCTGGAGGGGAAGAAGGGCTACCCCCGCCTCAAGCCGCCCTTCCCGGCCAACGTCGGCCTCTACGGCGGCCCCACCATCATCAACAACGTGGAGACCCTGGCCAACGTCCCCGACATCGTCACCCACGGCGGCGAGTGGTTCGCCTCCCTCGGGGTTCCGAAGAACGGCGGGACGCGGCTGTTCGGCGTCAGCGGCCACGTGAACCGGCCCGGGATCTACGAGCGCCCCTTGGGCTACCCCCTTCTCAAGCTCATCCGGGAAGATGCCGGGGGGGTCCTCGGCGGCCTGGCGCTCAAGGCTGTCATCCCCGGCGGGTCGTCCGTCCCCGTCCTCCGGGCGGAGGAGTGCGACATCGCCCTCGACTTCGAGAGCGTGGCCGCGGCAGGGTCCATGCTGGGCTCGGCGGGGGTCGTCGTGATGCACGAGAAGACGTGCATGGTGTCCGCGCTCCAGCGCCTGGCGCACTTCTACAAGGACGAGTCGTGCGGCCAGTGTTCGCCCTGCCGGGAAGGCACCGGGTGGATGCTGAAGGTCCTGGACCGGATCCTGGCCGGCCGGGGACGGCCGGAGGACCCGGACCTCCTGGCCGACATCGCCGACGGTATCCTGGGGAACACCATCTGCCCGCTCGGCGACGCCGCCGCCATGCCTGTCGAGTCCTTCGTCCGAAAGTTCCGCGACGAGTTCGACGCCCTGATCAACCGCGGGGCGCGTACCGGCGCCTGA
- a CDS encoding GxxExxY protein: MSENDIGKIIVDTAVKLHQELGPGLLERVYEVILAHRLQGFGLKLARQIPVPIRFDGLVFDEGFRIDLLVGDRVIVELKSVETLHNVYLKQVLTYLKLTGLRLGFLLNFGNELMRDGITRIVNGLPDQIA, encoded by the coding sequence ATGAGCGAGAACGACATCGGGAAAATCATCGTCGACACCGCCGTAAAACTCCACCAGGAACTGGGACCCGGGTTGCTGGAGAGGGTCTACGAGGTGATCCTGGCGCATCGACTTCAAGGCTTCGGGTTAAAGCTCGCCCGTCAGATTCCCGTGCCCATCCGCTTTGACGGTCTTGTCTTCGACGAGGGTTTTCGCATCGACCTTCTGGTGGGCGACCGGGTGATTGTCGAACTCAAGTCGGTGGAGACACTCCACAACGTATACTTGAAACAGGTCTTGACCTATTTGAAGCTGACCGGCTTGAGACTCGGCTTCCTCCTCAATTTCGGCAATGAACTCATGCGGGACGGGATCACGCGGATCGTCAACGGTCTCCCGGATCAGATCGCCTGA